One stretch of Paenibacillus sp. AN1007 DNA includes these proteins:
- a CDS encoding MoxR family ATPase — protein sequence MTKKRIEHEHAVELLNRVSSRIAEVIIGKKREIQYILTAMLSEGHVLLEDVPGTGKTMLIRTAASSLSCAMGRIQCTPDVMPADVTGVSIYHAPAGEFRFRPGPLMNNIVLADEINRASPRTQSSLLEAMEERSVTVDGTTYALPRPFLLLATQNPLQFEGTYRLPEAQLDRFMMRITLGYPAPEQEVELLSRERSNDVLENMRPILLAEEVTAMQREVRRVHVDAVIKQYLVAVAVATRSHDAVRLGISPRGTLAWMTAVQAYAYLQGRSYAVPDDVKSLAVPVLSHRIQLKSMNRTDGSAVQEQVIHEVLSTVPVPVQMSGQGRGRRA from the coding sequence ATGACCAAGAAACGAATTGAACATGAACATGCCGTCGAGCTGTTGAACAGGGTCAGCAGTCGAATAGCCGAGGTGATCATCGGCAAGAAGCGGGAAATTCAATATATACTTACTGCGATGCTTAGTGAAGGACATGTGCTGCTGGAAGATGTGCCGGGTACAGGGAAAACCATGCTTATCCGCACGGCAGCTTCCTCGTTAAGCTGTGCAATGGGGCGTATTCAGTGTACGCCGGATGTGATGCCGGCAGATGTAACCGGTGTATCCATTTACCATGCGCCTGCAGGAGAGTTCAGGTTTAGACCGGGGCCGCTGATGAACAATATTGTGCTTGCCGATGAAATTAACCGTGCATCGCCCCGGACGCAATCTTCGTTATTAGAGGCCATGGAAGAACGCAGCGTGACGGTGGACGGCACGACCTATGCGCTGCCAAGACCCTTTCTGCTGCTTGCAACACAGAATCCGCTGCAATTTGAAGGTACGTACCGCCTGCCTGAAGCGCAGCTGGATCGGTTTATGATGCGAATTACGCTGGGGTATCCTGCACCTGAGCAGGAGGTAGAGCTGCTGTCTCGTGAGCGGAGTAACGATGTGCTGGAGAACATGCGTCCTATTCTGCTGGCTGAGGAAGTTACTGCAATGCAGCGTGAAGTCAGACGGGTGCATGTGGATGCCGTGATCAAGCAGTATCTCGTAGCGGTTGCCGTGGCGACGAGAAGTCACGATGCGGTGAGATTGGGAATCAGTCCTCGTGGAACGCTGGCCTGGATGACAGCTGTGCAGGCGTATGCCTATTTGCAGGGACGCAGTTACGCTGTACCGGATGATGTGAAATCACTTGCCGTACCGGTCCTCTCCCACCGGATTCAGCTGAAATCAATGAACAGGACAGACGGAAGTGCAGTGCAGGAGCAGGTGATCCATGAAGTGTTATCGACTGTGCCTGTACCCGT
- a CDS encoding polysaccharide deacetylase family protein has translation MAQKSGRWTEQKQNGQLAEQQTSYHSAERWRLRRHLSMWCSFVILLLAGVLGAGAMSAEAAAKSDKPDKVVYLSFDDGPGKHTPEVLDILRDEEVPATFFVLGEHAERMPGMIKRMIREGHTLGNHTYNHEYNELYRNFQTFWQQIKRTEDILNRIAGVRPALVRAPGGTYGHFDQTYFDLLKKGGYAVMDWNVDSGDSKRRNVPASEIKAHAVNVPAGTSSAIVLMHDGGAHAETVKALPDIIHYYKQQGYRFELMQASDKPVQFQVKPAVKYKNRPSPSAGWIAKHVDTNANQWLAAKPLQIQLGYTTIELRPGEYRFKDQKILVPLRSYMTKLGGSISWDQTSGTATTWWKDRIVQINPVKGTLTSKRLHNQEGRTVRGVIESSGGTIWADAGELMEQFGAEQYAVQSRDNAWIITVDPPWTSMNLKHSYSMI, from the coding sequence ATGGCACAGAAATCGGGAAGATGGACGGAACAAAAACAAAACGGGCAGCTTGCTGAACAGCAAACTTCATATCATTCCGCTGAGAGATGGCGATTGCGGCGGCATCTGTCCATGTGGTGCTCATTTGTTATACTGCTGCTGGCAGGGGTGCTTGGAGCAGGTGCAATGTCAGCTGAAGCGGCAGCGAAAAGTGATAAGCCAGACAAGGTAGTCTACCTGAGCTTTGACGATGGGCCAGGCAAACATACACCGGAAGTTCTGGATATTTTGCGCGATGAAGAGGTTCCAGCTACTTTTTTTGTGCTGGGAGAACACGCTGAGCGCATGCCTGGAATGATCAAACGCATGATACGTGAAGGGCATACCCTTGGCAATCATACATATAACCATGAATATAACGAGCTTTACCGCAATTTTCAAACGTTCTGGCAGCAAATCAAACGCACGGAAGATATCCTTAACCGCATTGCAGGCGTTCGCCCTGCACTTGTAAGAGCACCTGGCGGAACATACGGACATTTTGACCAGACTTATTTTGACCTGTTGAAAAAGGGAGGATACGCTGTCATGGACTGGAACGTGGACAGCGGCGATTCCAAGCGGCGGAATGTGCCCGCCAGTGAAATTAAAGCTCATGCTGTAAACGTCCCGGCAGGAACATCTTCTGCCATTGTGCTGATGCATGACGGAGGAGCACATGCCGAGACGGTGAAGGCACTGCCAGACATTATTCACTATTACAAACAGCAGGGCTACCGTTTTGAATTGATGCAGGCATCAGACAAACCTGTGCAGTTTCAGGTTAAACCTGCGGTTAAATATAAAAACCGTCCGTCCCCGAGTGCTGGCTGGATTGCCAAACATGTAGACACGAATGCAAACCAATGGCTCGCAGCCAAACCACTTCAGATTCAATTGGGATACACAACGATTGAACTTAGGCCTGGCGAATACCGGTTCAAAGATCAGAAAATCCTTGTTCCACTGCGCAGTTATATGACCAAACTGGGAGGCAGCATAAGCTGGGATCAAACCTCTGGTACAGCAACAACCTGGTGGAAAGACCGTATTGTGCAGATTAACCCGGTCAAGGGAACATTGACGTCCAAACGTTTACATAACCAGGAGGGCAGGACAGTACGGGGCGTTATAGAAAGCAGTGGAGGTACGATCTGGGCGGATGCGGGTGAATTAATGGAGCAGTTTGGGGCAGAGCAGTACGCTGTGCAATCAAGGGACAATGCGTGGATAATCACCGTGGACCCGCCGTGGACTTCGATGAATTTGAAACATTCCTACAGCATGATTTAA